Proteins encoded in a region of the Oscillospiraceae bacterium MB24-C1 genome:
- the rsmA gene encoding 16S rRNA (adenine(1518)-N(6)/adenine(1519)-N(6))-dimethyltransferase RsmA, with the protein MALTDRAYLRSLLERYGFTFSKAMGQNFLINPSVCPRMAEQGGAAPGCGVLEIGPGVGVLTAELARRAEKVVCIELDTRLKPILDETLAEFNNVDIIMGDVMEVDLEKILTERFGGMPVSVCANLPYYITTPILMRLLEARLPVESITVMVQKEAAVRLCAAPGARECGAISAAIAYYSEPKQLFSVSAGSFMPAPNVDSAVIRLDIRKTPPVQPRDEAFMFTVVRGAFSQRRKTVCNALSSALNLPKAKVSECLAHCALDLNVRAERLTLPQLAALSDALLAQIAP; encoded by the coding sequence TTGGCGCTTACCGATAGGGCTTATCTGCGCAGCCTGCTTGAACGTTACGGTTTTACCTTTTCTAAAGCCATGGGACAAAATTTTTTAATCAACCCCTCTGTATGCCCTCGCATGGCGGAGCAAGGCGGAGCCGCCCCGGGCTGTGGCGTACTGGAAATAGGCCCCGGAGTGGGCGTGTTGACCGCCGAGCTGGCCCGACGTGCCGAAAAGGTGGTCTGCATCGAGCTGGACACTCGTTTGAAGCCAATTTTGGACGAGACGCTGGCCGAGTTTAACAATGTCGATATCATCATGGGCGATGTGATGGAGGTCGATCTTGAAAAGATCCTAACCGAGCGTTTTGGGGGTATGCCGGTCAGCGTGTGTGCCAACCTGCCTTATTACATCACTACACCGATTCTCATGCGGCTTTTAGAGGCGCGACTGCCGGTGGAATCAATCACCGTTATGGTGCAAAAGGAAGCAGCTGTGCGGCTTTGTGCCGCCCCCGGTGCGCGTGAGTGCGGGGCCATTTCCGCAGCCATTGCCTATTACAGCGAGCCAAAGCAGCTTTTTTCGGTTTCGGCGGGATCATTCATGCCGGCGCCAAACGTTGATTCGGCTGTGATTCGTTTAGATATCAGAAAGACGCCGCCCGTGCAACCGAGGGATGAGGCGTTTATGTTCACCGTGGTGCGCGGCGCCTTTTCACAGCGGCGCAAGACGGTTTGCAATGCGTTGAGTTCAGCATTAAACTTGCCTAAAGCGAAAGTGTCCGAGTGTCTGGCGCATTGTGCGCTCGATTTAAATGTCCGGGCTGAACGGCTGACGCTACCGCAGCTGGCTGCACTTTCCGACGCGCTACTGGCGCAAATAGCGCCTTAA
- a CDS encoding undecaprenyl-phosphate glucose phosphotransferase, with the protein MNKENQRLFNLLLRLVDIFTWLAAIAGAYVLRFYLLPHSPSPNISLSYYLRAMPVLIIGYMLLYHVNGLYDPFRRRTIISETGKVIVANFYGLIGVFLVFFWIKEVHISRLVILTFGIFSTVISASTRATGRLFLRSMRRKGYNIKHILIVGSNETAADFYRKAATNKNYGYVVDGYLNDYPSDYGWRAEYLGVIDQLDEVLKTHHPDEVLISLEYNQLPILSQVIATCESQGVKSSLLPFYSKYLPSQPKIEVFEGIPIINLRHIPLDNLILAALKRSFDIIASFLGLVFVSPLLLATIIAIKLSSPGPVIYKQVRIGKNRREFTMYKFRSMRIENNADATTWGTKSDDRRTRLGAFLRKFSIDELPQLYNVLKGDMSLVGPRPERPFFVEQFRDEVPLYMLKHLVRPGITGWAQINGWRGDTSILERIKCDMFYIENWSLLLDIKILLLTVLKGIVNNSEEL; encoded by the coding sequence ATGAATAAAGAAAATCAGCGCCTGTTTAATCTTTTGTTGCGACTGGTTGACATTTTCACTTGGTTGGCTGCTATAGCCGGCGCTTATGTGTTGCGCTTTTATCTGCTGCCACACAGCCCAAGTCCCAATATCAGTCTAAGCTATTATTTGCGCGCAATGCCTGTGCTAATTATCGGCTATATGCTGCTCTACCATGTGAATGGGCTATATGACCCCTTTCGCAGAAGAACGATTATTTCTGAGACCGGCAAGGTCATTGTTGCGAACTTTTATGGTCTTATCGGTGTTTTTCTCGTGTTCTTCTGGATTAAGGAAGTCCATATTTCCCGCCTTGTTATTTTAACTTTTGGTATTTTTAGTACGGTTATTTCGGCTTCTACACGTGCTACGGGGCGACTTTTTCTGCGTTCCATGCGTCGAAAGGGTTACAATATCAAGCATATCTTGATTGTGGGCAGTAATGAAACCGCTGCCGATTTCTATCGCAAGGCAGCTACCAACAAAAATTACGGTTATGTTGTCGATGGCTACCTCAACGATTACCCTTCGGATTATGGTTGGCGCGCCGAATACCTCGGTGTTATCGACCAATTGGACGAGGTGCTTAAAACCCACCACCCCGACGAGGTGTTAATCTCTCTGGAGTATAATCAGCTCCCCATTCTCAGCCAAGTGATTGCCACCTGCGAATCACAGGGCGTCAAATCGTCGCTGCTGCCATTTTACAGCAAATATTTGCCGTCTCAACCCAAAATTGAAGTATTTGAGGGCATTCCCATCATCAATTTGCGCCACATTCCATTGGATAATCTGATTCTGGCGGCACTCAAGCGCAGCTTTGACATCATCGCCTCTTTCTTAGGCCTTGTTTTCGTTTCTCCGCTACTTCTGGCGACGATTATAGCCATTAAGCTTAGCTCGCCCGGCCCGGTGATTTATAAGCAGGTCCGCATCGGTAAAAACCGCCGAGAGTTCACCATGTACAAATTCCGTTCAATGCGAATTGAAAATAATGCCGACGCCACTACATGGGGCACTAAAAGCGACGACCGTCGCACCCGTCTCGGCGCATTCTTACGCAAGTTTTCGATTGATGAGCTACCGCAGCTTTATAACGTACTTAAAGGCGATATGAGTTTGGTCGGTCCGCGTCCCGAACGCCCATTTTTCGTCGAGCAGTTTCGTGACGAGGTTCCGCTTTACATGCTCAAGCACCTGGTTCGACCCGGCATCACCGGCTGGGCCCAGATCAACGGTTGGCGCGGGGATACCTCGATTTTAGAGCGCATTAAATGTGACATGTTTTACATAGAAAACTGGTCATTACTCTTGGATATCAAAATTTTGCTGCTTACGGTTTTAAAAGGCATCGTCAACAATAGCGAAGAACTTTAA
- a CDS encoding glycosyltransferase produces MAKKILFCASTASHIKNFHTPYLAAFAQCGYEVFTATGDTGEIAGAQRSFTLPFYKSFFSFKNIRAIFAARRLLLKEHFDIVSLHTTLAAAVVRAALLTIPKRRRPRVFYTCHGYLFGENDGFTRLKYLLPEMLCAKVTDVLMVMNREDERIAHRYRLSGGSIQYINGMGLSPERFTVPTPEQHITAKEALGFLPEQLLFVYIAEFSKRKNHHQLLAAFAAAAPHIPNARLLLAGTGALLEDCRQLVSQLGVIDQVCFLGYVHDTPTLLAGCDVCVSTSLIEGLPFNIMEAMASGLTVIASDIKGHRELAECHPNFTLFDKTSSLTDLLAQSGQLPFHRHPAALTQFMLPQVLPELMHIYLGEEIPEYQENCLKAGVK; encoded by the coding sequence TTGGCAAAAAAAATTTTATTTTGCGCATCGACCGCCTCACATATTAAAAATTTTCACACGCCTTACTTGGCAGCGTTTGCCCAATGTGGTTATGAGGTATTTACCGCAACGGGCGACACCGGAGAAATAGCTGGCGCACAACGGAGCTTTACCCTGCCGTTTTATAAAAGCTTTTTTAGCTTTAAGAATATTCGGGCAATTTTTGCGGCACGCAGGTTGCTACTCAAAGAGCATTTTGATATTGTCAGCCTGCACACCACATTGGCCGCGGCTGTCGTACGTGCAGCACTGCTCACGATCCCTAAGCGGCGGCGCCCCCGTGTGTTTTATACCTGCCACGGCTATCTGTTCGGCGAAAACGACGGCTTTACGCGATTAAAATATCTGTTACCCGAAATGCTTTGCGCCAAGGTTACCGACGTGTTGATGGTGATGAATCGTGAGGATGAGCGTATCGCACATCGCTACCGCCTGTCGGGCGGTAGCATCCAGTACATAAACGGTATGGGGCTTTCCCCGGAGCGGTTTACTGTGCCCACGCCCGAGCAGCATATCACCGCCAAAGAAGCGTTGGGCTTTTTGCCTGAGCAGCTTCTATTTGTTTATATTGCTGAGTTTTCAAAGCGAAAAAATCACCACCAGCTGTTAGCTGCTTTTGCTGCCGCTGCGCCTCATATCCCCAATGCACGGCTGTTGCTGGCCGGCACCGGTGCATTGCTTGAAGACTGCCGACAGCTCGTATCGCAACTTGGTGTGATTGATCAGGTTTGTTTTCTGGGTTATGTCCATGATACGCCCACGCTCTTGGCCGGGTGCGACGTCTGCGTTTCTACCAGCCTGATAGAGGGCTTGCCGTTTAATATTATGGAGGCGATGGCCAGTGGGCTCACTGTGATTGCCAGCGACATCAAAGGCCACCGTGAGCTGGCCGAATGCCATCCCAATTTCACGCTGTTTGACAAAACATCGTCGTTAACCGATCTGCTTGCCCAATCTGGGCAGCTCCCCTTTCACCGACACCCTGCTGCGCTTACACAATTTATGCTGCCGCAGGTGTTACCGGAGTTAATGCATATCTACCTCGGCGAAGAAATACCGGAATATCAAGAAAATTGTTTGAAAGCAGGTGTCAAATAA
- a CDS encoding DNA translocase FtsK, which translates to MAAKRKKKSPRKTKAQLHAQNQLLAVVLFTLGLLFVFLSFVRGSEGWLMAHNVLLGLFGWSAFFIGPVFLYISVMSSFDKLSDDLPIRATLTAVLLCLISAAFQIFLAGKPEGQTVGAVIRQLYVDGQALHGGGIFAVLFGLPLMQLGAPGDRIAVSLLLFLLTMIITKSTIAGILRSAKKPMEKLSNGYHELVNAMPAPQPIGGNSTLAEKPVIDIPLDDPAPASRRRKKPVAEEGVSSELLRAKQKLLDTATADMPISEDHPVTPNGDPVAPVVPDEEGQQLIIEDIINRVAKVQAHKAQKAVEEASAPEPPAPPPEPVEPPVYLLPPLTLLREPALAAAGEVTADELRQNAQRLVDTLQSFGVQTRIIDISRGPAVTRYELQPSAGVKISKITNLADDIALNLASAGVRIEAPIPNKAAVGIEVPNRKVTPVTLREVVDSPEFADAKSKVTVALGRDISGNLMLANIAKMPHLLIAGATGSGKSVCINSIIMSILFKAKPDEVKLLLIDPKVVELGVYNGLPHLVIPVVTDPKKAAGALGWAVAEMLNRYKMFAAHNVRDIESFNRFVENAAANPTPPAEDEPPAPKLSKLPHYIIVVDELADLMMAAPSEVEDSICRLAQMARAAGMHLIIATQRPSVDVITGVIKANIPSRIAFAVSSQIDSRTILDMGGAEKLLGMGDMLFSPVGSAKPTRVQGCFVSDEEIERVVTYINSAITPQYDNQVLEEIDKHTPVGKGNASGASSDSGGDEDEMLAPAIECVIEAGMASTSLLQRRLKLGYARAARIVDEMESRGIIGPYEGSKPRAVLISKERWVEMKLNRMAKTGE; encoded by the coding sequence TTGGCTGCCAAACGCAAAAAGAAATCCCCACGCAAAACAAAAGCGCAGTTGCATGCGCAGAACCAGCTGCTTGCCGTTGTGTTATTCACCCTTGGCCTGCTGTTCGTGTTCCTGTCGTTCGTGCGCGGCAGCGAGGGTTGGTTGATGGCCCACAACGTACTACTAGGCCTTTTCGGCTGGTCGGCCTTCTTCATCGGCCCAGTATTCCTGTACATATCGGTAATGTCCTCCTTTGATAAGCTTTCGGATGATCTACCGATCCGCGCCACACTAACCGCGGTGCTGCTCTGCTTAATTTCGGCGGCTTTTCAAATTTTTCTCGCCGGAAAGCCGGAGGGCCAAACGGTGGGAGCCGTTATCCGTCAGCTTTATGTCGATGGTCAGGCACTACACGGCGGCGGCATTTTTGCGGTGTTATTTGGACTGCCACTCATGCAGCTCGGTGCACCCGGCGACCGCATTGCGGTGTCGCTGTTACTGTTTTTACTGACGATGATCATTACAAAATCGACGATTGCAGGCATTTTGCGCTCGGCCAAAAAGCCGATGGAAAAGCTTTCTAACGGTTATCACGAACTGGTTAACGCCATGCCGGCACCACAACCTATCGGTGGCAACAGCACCTTGGCTGAAAAGCCCGTCATCGACATTCCGCTCGACGACCCCGCCCCCGCGTCAAGGCGACGTAAGAAGCCGGTTGCAGAGGAGGGCGTCTCGTCCGAGTTATTGCGCGCCAAGCAAAAGCTTCTAGACACTGCGACCGCCGACATGCCGATATCTGAGGATCATCCTGTCACCCCGAATGGTGACCCCGTCGCCCCCGTGGTCCCCGACGAGGAAGGCCAACAGCTCATTATCGAAGATATTATCAATCGTGTGGCTAAGGTGCAGGCACACAAGGCGCAAAAGGCCGTTGAAGAAGCCTCTGCCCCCGAACCGCCCGCGCCGCCGCCTGAGCCGGTTGAGCCGCCCGTATATCTACTGCCCCCGCTCACGCTGTTGCGTGAACCCGCTTTAGCTGCTGCGGGTGAGGTCACCGCCGATGAACTGCGTCAAAACGCACAGCGTCTTGTGGATACACTGCAATCCTTCGGGGTGCAGACCCGTATCATCGATATCTCGCGCGGGCCAGCCGTCACCCGCTATGAACTACAGCCCTCCGCTGGCGTTAAGATTTCTAAAATTACTAATCTGGCCGACGATATCGCGCTAAACCTCGCTTCGGCGGGTGTGCGCATCGAAGCACCCATTCCTAATAAGGCAGCCGTAGGCATTGAGGTGCCCAACCGCAAGGTTACACCTGTGACACTGCGCGAGGTGGTTGATTCACCGGAATTTGCCGACGCAAAAAGCAAGGTTACAGTTGCGCTCGGGCGTGATATTTCCGGTAACCTGATGCTGGCGAACATCGCGAAGATGCCACATCTGCTCATCGCGGGTGCCACCGGTTCCGGTAAGTCGGTCTGCATCAATTCTATCATCATGAGCATTCTGTTCAAGGCCAAACCCGACGAGGTCAAGCTACTTCTAATCGACCCCAAGGTCGTCGAGCTAGGCGTTTATAACGGTCTGCCGCATCTGGTTATCCCCGTCGTCACCGACCCGAAAAAGGCCGCAGGCGCGCTCGGCTGGGCTGTTGCCGAGATGCTCAACCGCTATAAGATGTTTGCTGCGCACAACGTTCGCGATATTGAATCATTTAACCGTTTTGTCGAAAATGCAGCGGCAAACCCCACGCCCCCGGCAGAGGATGAACCACCGGCACCCAAGCTTTCAAAGCTACCGCATTACATTATCGTGGTGGACGAGCTTGCCGACCTGATGATGGCCGCCCCATCCGAGGTGGAGGATTCCATCTGCCGCCTTGCGCAGATGGCACGCGCTGCCGGTATGCACCTGATCATCGCGACACAGCGTCCGTCAGTAGACGTTATTACCGGCGTCATCAAGGCGAATATTCCCTCGCGCATCGCGTTTGCGGTGTCGTCTCAGATTGACTCGCGTACCATTCTCGACATGGGCGGCGCAGAAAAGCTTTTGGGCATGGGCGACATGCTATTTTCACCGGTCGGTTCTGCAAAGCCCACCCGTGTTCAGGGCTGCTTTGTCTCTGACGAGGAAATTGAGCGTGTCGTCACCTATATCAACAGCGCGATTACGCCGCAATACGACAATCAGGTTCTGGAGGAAATAGACAAGCATACCCCTGTCGGAAAAGGTAATGCATCCGGTGCCTCCTCTGATAGCGGCGGCGACGAAGATGAAATGCTCGCCCCCGCAATTGAGTGCGTCATTGAGGCGGGTATGGCTTCTACCTCGCTGTTGCAGCGCAGGCTAAAATTGGGTTATGCACGTGCAGCTCGTATTGTCGACGAGATGGAAAGCCGGGGCATCATCGGTCCCTATGAGGGTTCTAAACCCCGTGCGGTACTCATCTCAAAGGAACGCTGGGTCGAAATGAAATTAAACCGGATGGCTAAAACCGGCGAATAA
- a CDS encoding dCMP deaminase family protein: MTRRDKINYYLDIAETVAERGTCLRRLFGAIIVNNDQIISTGYVGAPRGRHNCSDLGYCAREELKVPRGERYELCRSVHAEANAIIHAPRSEMLDATLYLVGKEVATGNYVENANSCAMCKRMIINAGIATVVIRESKEEFRVIRVYDQWVLDDETLDLKLGY; this comes from the coding sequence ATGACCAGACGCGATAAAATAAATTATTACCTTGATATTGCCGAGACGGTTGCCGAACGTGGCACTTGTCTGCGTCGGCTTTTTGGTGCGATCATTGTCAACAACGATCAGATTATTTCTACCGGTTATGTCGGTGCACCCCGTGGCCGCCACAATTGTTCGGATCTGGGCTATTGCGCGCGTGAAGAACTCAAAGTTCCGCGCGGCGAGCGTTATGAGCTGTGCCGCTCGGTACATGCCGAGGCAAATGCCATTATTCATGCTCCTCGCTCTGAAATGCTTGATGCCACGCTCTACCTTGTTGGTAAGGAGGTCGCAACGGGTAACTATGTCGAAAACGCTAATTCCTGCGCCATGTGCAAGCGTATGATCATCAACGCCGGAATCGCAACGGTTGTCATCCGAGAAAGCAAGGAAGAATTCCGCGTGATACGGGTGTATGATCAGTGGGTGCTTGACGATGAAACCCTAGACTTAAAGCTCGGTTATTGA
- a CDS encoding EpsG family protein gives MLPYVILLSISGLLGLWVCERKPSPKKELIVLGIMTLLMCTMAALRSGNVGVDYDWVYRDYFLTVRAHDFSFLLSADNIYRVEPIYGLLNQVVALFTGNPLVLWWSASVVIILLRVIFIWKYSSKIWLSVFCYIGLGFFTYALCTLRQELGISVAMFALPFLQKRKPLPYFLIIVLAGLCHTSLLILLPIYFIVTIPPSKWMIGLYAACFFTVVFFSEIILQWITTLVPRFAIYTPDSYYMRGRNINTVIIWIIILLIASLLYKKLLERDKNNLVLFNLFLYGTLIMSLTVKHFVFQRVAFVFLPFSVILIPEIVQSLQPSPGLLNMLDNAKGNKLNGQQIAALKHEQKDAVRMHYSIMGLLMMLVILEYLFLLYANRLLLVPYIPFWM, from the coding sequence TTGCTGCCATATGTTATTTTACTTTCTATTTCGGGCTTGCTGGGGCTTTGGGTCTGTGAACGTAAGCCATCACCCAAAAAAGAATTGATTGTTTTAGGAATTATGACATTGTTGATGTGCACGATGGCCGCCCTGCGCAGCGGCAACGTCGGCGTCGATTATGACTGGGTATACCGGGACTATTTTCTGACTGTTCGTGCGCACGATTTTTCGTTTTTACTATCTGCGGATAATATTTACCGAGTGGAACCGATTTATGGGCTACTCAATCAGGTCGTTGCGCTTTTTACTGGCAATCCATTGGTGCTATGGTGGAGTGCATCTGTTGTTATCATTCTGCTGCGGGTCATTTTTATCTGGAAATACTCCTCAAAGATATGGCTGAGTGTCTTTTGCTATATAGGCCTTGGCTTTTTCACCTATGCGCTGTGTACCCTTCGGCAAGAACTTGGCATTTCCGTCGCCATGTTTGCGCTGCCCTTTTTACAAAAGCGCAAACCGCTGCCATATTTTTTGATTATAGTGTTGGCTGGGTTGTGTCATACCAGCCTTTTGATTTTGCTACCCATCTATTTTATTGTAACCATCCCACCCAGCAAGTGGATGATCGGCCTATATGCGGCCTGCTTTTTTACCGTGGTATTTTTCTCGGAGATCATCTTGCAGTGGATTACCACACTCGTGCCCCGCTTTGCAATATATACCCCCGATTCCTACTATATGCGAGGCCGAAATATCAACACTGTAATAATCTGGATTATTATTTTGCTAATCGCCTCGCTGCTATATAAAAAGCTTTTAGAACGTGATAAAAATAATCTGGTGCTATTCAATCTTTTCCTCTATGGAACCTTGATTATGTCGTTGACCGTCAAGCATTTTGTTTTTCAGCGCGTAGCGTTCGTCTTTCTGCCGTTTTCGGTTATTCTCATACCCGAAATAGTGCAGAGCCTACAGCCTTCGCCCGGCCTGCTCAATATGCTGGACAACGCCAAAGGCAACAAGCTCAATGGTCAGCAGATTGCGGCGCTCAAACACGAACAGAAGGATGCTGTTAGAATGCATTATTCGATCATGGGCCTGCTCATGATGCTGGTTATTCTGGAATATCTCTTTTTGCTGTATGCCAACCGCCTGCTGTTGGTACCCTATATCCCTTTTTGGATGTGA
- a CDS encoding undecaprenyl-diphosphate phosphatase encodes MTITEAIIQGIIQGLTEFLPISSSGHLALYQYFTGQSGESGALFSLVLHFGTLVAVFVAFWGTIKELIFEFFNMIGDLFHGKLSFKRVNPQRKMIFLLVVSLLPLFITLLLKDILRGVAQDNNIFVEGICFLVTSALLLMADNCTGRTTARGMSYRAATTIGVVQAFAPLPGISRSGSTLSAGMMLGLERGFAVNFSFIMGIPAVCAALLLDAKEIIGGGLHLPASVIIIGLVFSTVFGLLAIGMVRWLVAAHKLRWFGYYTLVLGIFVLGAGIYDAISNHALQNIIIAMLK; translated from the coding sequence TTGACAATTACAGAAGCAATTATTCAGGGGATTATTCAAGGTCTAACTGAGTTTCTCCCTATTTCCAGCTCGGGCCATCTTGCGTTGTACCAATATTTCACCGGTCAGAGCGGAGAAAGCGGCGCGCTTTTTTCGCTCGTGTTACATTTCGGTACCTTGGTTGCCGTGTTTGTGGCCTTTTGGGGTACCATAAAGGAACTGATCTTTGAGTTTTTTAACATGATTGGGGATCTGTTCCATGGAAAGCTGTCTTTTAAGAGGGTGAATCCACAGCGCAAGATGATCTTTCTGCTGGTAGTGTCGCTGCTGCCGCTGTTTATTACGTTGTTGCTTAAAGATATTTTGCGTGGCGTTGCCCAAGACAATAACATCTTCGTCGAGGGTATCTGTTTTCTGGTGACATCAGCACTGCTTTTAATGGCTGATAATTGCACCGGCCGCACAACCGCGCGTGGTATGAGCTACCGCGCTGCAACCACCATTGGCGTTGTGCAGGCGTTTGCACCGCTACCGGGTATTTCGCGTTCCGGCTCCACCCTTTCTGCCGGCATGATGCTCGGACTTGAACGTGGCTTTGCCGTTAATTTTTCTTTTATTATGGGCATTCCGGCTGTCTGTGCAGCGCTGCTGCTTGACGCAAAAGAGATCATTGGCGGGGGGCTTCATCTCCCCGCTTCGGTGATTATAATTGGTCTGGTTTTCTCAACCGTTTTCGGCTTGTTAGCCATCGGTATGGTACGTTGGTTGGTTGCCGCGCACAAGCTGCGCTGGTTTGGGTATTATACACTCGTGCTGGGCATCTTTGTTCTTGGCGCCGGCATCTATGATGCCATTTCCAATCACGCTCTGCAAAACATCATTATCGCCATGTTAAAATGA
- a CDS encoding redox-sensing transcriptional repressor Rex, which produces MPRSQYVSSAVIRRLPRYYRFLEELLEKGVSRISSKELADLMSLTASQIRQDLNCFGGFGQQGYGYNVALLHSEIRKILGLDQNFQAILIGVGNLGRAFATNIDFDSAGFHLCGLFDKDPELIASGRTIRGLAVRSVDELEQFCKENTVDIAILCVPSDAAQSMADRLIACGITSFWNFTHFDIKVAHPEVIVENAHLVDGLMALCYMINDMKKSD; this is translated from the coding sequence TTGCCGCGTAGTCAATATGTTTCTAGTGCCGTTATACGACGGTTACCTCGTTATTACCGTTTTTTGGAAGAATTACTTGAAAAAGGCGTTTCCCGTATTTCCTCAAAAGAGCTTGCAGACCTGATGAGCCTTACCGCATCTCAGATCCGCCAGGACCTTAACTGCTTTGGTGGCTTTGGACAACAGGGCTACGGGTATAACGTGGCATTGTTGCATTCCGAGATACGTAAGATTTTGGGCCTTGACCAGAATTTTCAGGCCATTCTGATAGGTGTCGGCAATCTAGGACGCGCTTTTGCAACCAACATAGATTTTGACAGCGCAGGTTTTCACCTGTGCGGCCTGTTCGACAAGGATCCCGAGCTAATTGCCTCGGGTCGCACGATTAGAGGCTTAGCTGTGCGCAGTGTGGATGAGCTTGAGCAGTTCTGTAAGGAGAATACTGTCGATATCGCAATACTTTGCGTGCCGAGTGATGCAGCTCAGAGCATGGCAGATCGGTTAATCGCCTGTGGCATCACCTCGTTCTGGAACTTTACGCATTTCGACATTAAAGTTGCCCACCCCGAGGTAATTGTTGAAAACGCCCATCTTGTGGACGGGCTTATGGCGTTGTGCTATATGATTAACGACATGAAAAAAAGCGACTGA
- a CDS encoding ferritin-like domain-containing protein has translation MDLTLPQQLQEYIEFEMNCDAFYRTMAEIAPTDQERQVFLEIADNRRHHVQLFQDIYVSIAGENYEPPAYSPDMDQPYQFALRHLILSEHKSFQEYHNQFMNTDNNALKKACYQVGLNKTEHINKLMTLMIDKRND, from the coding sequence GTGGATTTAACTTTGCCGCAGCAGCTTCAGGAGTATATAGAATTTGAAATGAATTGCGACGCGTTTTATCGCACCATGGCAGAAATCGCACCAACTGATCAAGAAAGACAAGTGTTTTTGGAAATTGCGGATAATAGGCGGCATCATGTGCAACTATTTCAAGATATTTACGTATCTATAGCTGGAGAAAACTATGAGCCCCCCGCATATTCGCCGGACATGGATCAACCATACCAGTTTGCGTTGCGTCACTTAATTTTGAGTGAACATAAAAGCTTCCAGGAGTATCATAACCAATTTATGAACACCGACAATAACGCGCTAAAAAAGGCTTGTTATCAGGTAGGGCTTAATAAGACAGAACATATCAACAAGCTGATGACGTTGATGATTGATAAGCGTAACGATTGA
- a CDS encoding ATP-dependent Clp protease proteolytic subunit, whose product MDEAQDKQIEQIEQTGSITPMSGKHAIHCLTIIGQIEGHYDAPPQTKTTKYEHVIPQLVAVEQDPRIEGLLIILNTVGGDVEAGLALAELISGMKKPTVSLVLGGGHSIGVPLACSAKHSFIVPSATMTIHPVRMNGMVLGVPQTLFYFQRMQDRIIDFVVENSRMSEESFRKYLMNTGELVMDMGTALDGDSAVAEGLIDELGGLSDAIECLYALIEAQQAPPPENNR is encoded by the coding sequence ATGGACGAAGCACAGGATAAACAAATTGAGCAGATTGAACAAACCGGCTCTATAACACCTATGAGCGGCAAACACGCCATCCACTGTCTGACCATCATCGGCCAGATTGAGGGGCATTATGATGCCCCACCCCAGACCAAAACCACCAAATATGAACATGTCATTCCACAACTTGTTGCGGTTGAACAAGACCCACGCATCGAAGGTCTGCTTATCATTCTAAACACCGTGGGCGGCGACGTTGAAGCAGGCTTGGCGCTGGCTGAACTCATTTCCGGCATGAAAAAGCCCACTGTTTCACTGGTGCTGGGCGGCGGCCATTCCATCGGCGTGCCGCTGGCATGTAGTGCCAAGCATTCTTTTATTGTACCCAGCGCCACCATGACCATCCATCCTGTACGCATGAATGGCATGGTGCTTGGCGTTCCTCAGACGCTTTTTTATTTTCAGCGTATGCAGGACCGTATTATTGATTTTGTCGTTGAAAATTCCCGTATGTCTGAGGAGAGCTTTCGCAAATACCTGATGAATACCGGCGAGCTGGTCATGGATATGGGCACGGCCTTAGACGGTGATTCAGCCGTGGCCGAGGGCCTGATTGACGAGCTGGGCGGCTTGAGCGATGCAATAGAATGCCTGTATGCTCTCATTGAAGCGCAGCAGGCGCCTCCGCCGGAAAATAACCGGTAA